A single region of the Winslowiella toletana genome encodes:
- the pepA gene encoding leucyl aminopeptidase, with protein sequence MEFSVKSGSPEKQRSACIVVGVFEPRRLSPIAEQLDKISDGYISALLRRGELEGKVGQTLLLHHVPNILSERILLIGCGKERELDERQYKQVIQKTINTLNDTGSMEAVCFLTELHVKGRNTYWKVRQAVETSKESLYSFDQLKSNKVEPRRPLRKMVFNVPTRRELTSGERAIQHGLAVAAGVKAAKDLSNMPPNICNAAYLASQARQLADNYSKNITTRVIGEQQMKELGMNAYLAVGQGSQNESLMSVIEYKGNPDPDSKPIVLVGKGLTFDSGGISIKPADSMDEMKYDMCGAASVYGVMRMVAELNLPLNVVGVLAGCENMPGGRAFRPGDVLTTMSGQTVEVLNTDAEGRLVLCDTLTYVERFDPDVVIDIATLTGACVIALGHHISGLMSNHNPLAHELIGASEQAGDRAWRLPMADEYQDQLESNFADMANIGGRPGGAITAASFLARYARKYNWAHLDIAGTAWRSGKAKGATGRPVALLSQFLLNRAGLNGDD encoded by the coding sequence ATGGAGTTCAGTGTAAAAAGCGGTAGCCCGGAAAAACAGCGCAGTGCCTGTATTGTCGTTGGCGTCTTTGAACCGCGTCGGCTGTCACCGATTGCTGAACAGCTGGATAAAATCAGCGATGGCTACATTAGCGCCCTGCTGCGCCGTGGCGAACTGGAAGGAAAAGTAGGCCAGACTCTGCTTCTGCATCATGTGCCGAACATCCTGTCTGAGCGTATTCTATTGATTGGCTGCGGTAAAGAGCGCGAACTTGATGAGCGCCAGTATAAGCAGGTGATCCAGAAAACCATCAATACCCTGAATGATACCGGCTCGATGGAAGCAGTGTGTTTCCTCACCGAGCTGCACGTTAAAGGCCGTAATACCTACTGGAAAGTACGCCAGGCGGTAGAGACCTCGAAAGAGTCGCTGTACAGCTTCGATCAGCTGAAAAGTAACAAAGTCGAACCGCGTCGTCCGCTGCGTAAAATGGTGTTTAATGTGCCAACGCGCCGTGAACTGACCAGCGGTGAGCGTGCCATTCAGCATGGTCTGGCGGTCGCCGCCGGCGTGAAAGCGGCGAAAGATCTCAGTAATATGCCGCCAAATATTTGTAACGCCGCGTATCTGGCGTCACAGGCGCGTCAGTTGGCCGACAACTACAGCAAAAATATTACCACTCGCGTTATCGGCGAACAGCAGATGAAAGAGCTGGGCATGAATGCCTATCTGGCCGTCGGCCAGGGCTCACAAAATGAGTCGCTGATGTCGGTAATTGAGTACAAAGGCAATCCGGATCCGGACAGCAAGCCGATTGTGCTGGTCGGTAAAGGCCTGACCTTCGACTCCGGCGGTATCTCGATCAAACCCGCTGACTCGATGGACGAGATGAAGTACGACATGTGTGGTGCCGCGTCGGTCTATGGCGTGATGCGCATGGTGGCCGAACTGAATCTGCCGCTGAACGTGGTCGGCGTGCTGGCCGGGTGTGAAAATATGCCGGGTGGCCGCGCCTTCCGTCCGGGCGACGTGCTGACGACGATGTCCGGCCAGACGGTGGAAGTACTGAACACCGATGCCGAAGGTCGTCTGGTGCTTTGTGATACCCTGACCTACGTCGAACGTTTCGATCCGGACGTGGTTATCGATATTGCCACCCTGACCGGTGCCTGCGTGATTGCGCTGGGCCACCATATCAGCGGGCTGATGTCGAACCATAATCCGCTGGCGCATGAGTTGATTGGCGCGTCAGAGCAGGCCGGTGACCGCGCGTGGCGTCTGCCAATGGCCGATGAGTATCAGGATCAGCTGGAGTCGAACTTCGCCGATATGGCCAACATTGGTGGCCGTCCGGGTGGTGCGATTACCGCAGCCAGCTTCCTTGCGCGCTATGCGCGTAAATACAACTGGGCACATCTTGATATCGCCGGTACCGCATGGCGTTCAGGTAAAGCTAAAGGGGCTACCGGTCGTCCGGTCGCGCTGCTGTCGCAGTTCCTGTTAAATCGTGCGGGCTTAAACGGCGACGATTAA
- a CDS encoding DNA polymerase III subunit chi produces MKNATFYLLETDTPVDGLSALEALVCELAEARWRAGKRVLIACESEQQAIKLDEALWQRPASAFVPHNLAGEGPKYGAPVELAWPQRRGNAPRDLLISLLPQFADFATAFHEVIDFVPYEESLKQLARDRYKAYRSVGFHLNTATPPLPRTT; encoded by the coding sequence ATGAAAAACGCAACCTTCTATCTGCTGGAAACCGATACCCCGGTTGACGGACTCAGCGCACTTGAAGCGCTGGTGTGTGAACTGGCGGAGGCGCGCTGGCGCGCGGGGAAGCGTGTGCTGATTGCCTGCGAATCTGAACAGCAGGCGATTAAACTGGATGAAGCCTTATGGCAGCGTCCGGCCAGCGCCTTTGTTCCACACAACCTGGCTGGTGAAGGCCCGAAATATGGCGCACCGGTTGAGCTGGCCTGGCCACAGCGTCGTGGCAATGCGCCACGCGATCTGTTGATCAGCCTGCTGCCGCAGTTTGCAGATTTTGCCACTGCTTTCCATGAAGTGATAGACTTCGTACCTTACGAAGAATCTCTCAAACAGCTGGCGCGCGACCGCTATAAAGCTTATCGCAGCGTCGGATTCCACTTGAATACGGCAACGCCGCCTTTGCCCAGAACGACATAG
- a CDS encoding valine--tRNA ligase produces MEKTYNPQDIEQPLYEHWEKQGYFKPNGDTSQESFCIMIPPPNVTGSLHMGHAFQQTIMDTMIRYQRMQGKNTLWQAGTDHAGIATQMVVERKIAAEEGKTRQDYGRDAFIDKIWQWKAESGGTITRQMRRLGNSVDWERERFTMDEGLSNAVKEVFVRLHKENLIYRGKRLVNWDPKLRTAISDLEVENRESKGSMWHVRYPLADGVKTADGKDYLVVATTRPETVLGDTGVAVNPEDPRYKDLIGKFVVLPLVNRRIPVVGDEHADMEKGTGCVKITPAHDFNDYEVGRRHKLPMINILTFDGDIRESAQVYDTNGEESDVYDGAIPAEFQKLERFAARKAIVAAVDALGLLEEIKPHDLTVPYGDRGGVVIEPMLTDQWYVRTAPLAKVAVEAVEQGDIQFVPKQYENMYFSWMRDIQDWCISRQLWWGHRIPAWYDEAGNVYVGRSEEEVRAENNLGAEIALKQDEDVLDTWFSSGLWTFSTLGWPENTEALRTFHPTSVMVSGFDIIFFWIARMIMLTMHFMKDENGKPQVPFKTVYMTGLIRDDEGQKMSKSKGNVIDPLDMVDGISLEALLEKRTGNMMQPQMAEKIRKRTEKQFPNGIEPHGTDALRFTLAALASTGRDINWDMKRLEGYRNFCNKLWNASRFVLMNTEDQDCGQNGGEMVLSLADRWILAEFNQTVKAYREALDSYRFDIAANILYEFTWNQFCDWYLELTKPVMNGGSEAELRGTRHTLIEVLESLLRLAHPIIPFITETIWQRVKVLKNISDDTIMLQPMPAFDVEKVDAAALADTEWLKLAIVAVRNIRAEMNIAPGKPLPVLLRGANAEAQRRVTDNRSFLQTLARLESITLLPADDKGPVSVTKLIDGAELLIPMAGLVDKAAELDRLAKEVTKLEVEIDRIAGKLSNEGFVSRAPEAVVAKERERMEECEQAKVKLIEQQAVIAAL; encoded by the coding sequence ATGGAAAAGACATATAACCCGCAAGATATCGAACAGCCGCTTTACGAGCACTGGGAAAAGCAGGGCTACTTTAAACCGAATGGCGATACCAGCCAGGAAAGCTTCTGCATCATGATCCCGCCGCCGAACGTCACCGGTAGCTTGCATATGGGTCACGCTTTCCAGCAAACCATCATGGATACCATGATCCGTTACCAGCGTATGCAGGGTAAAAATACCCTGTGGCAGGCCGGTACCGATCACGCCGGTATTGCGACCCAGATGGTGGTTGAGCGCAAGATCGCCGCTGAAGAAGGTAAAACGCGTCAGGATTACGGTCGCGATGCGTTTATCGACAAAATTTGGCAGTGGAAAGCTGAATCCGGTGGCACCATTACCCGTCAGATGCGTCGTCTGGGTAACTCCGTGGACTGGGAGCGCGAGCGCTTCACCATGGATGAAGGCCTGTCCAATGCGGTGAAAGAAGTGTTTGTTCGCCTGCATAAAGAGAATCTGATTTATCGCGGCAAACGCCTGGTCAACTGGGACCCGAAACTGCGCACCGCCATTTCCGATCTGGAAGTGGAAAACCGCGAGTCCAAAGGGTCGATGTGGCACGTGCGTTATCCGCTGGCTGACGGCGTGAAAACCGCTGATGGCAAAGATTACCTGGTGGTTGCGACCACCCGTCCGGAAACCGTGCTGGGTGATACCGGCGTGGCGGTTAACCCGGAAGATCCGCGCTATAAAGATCTGATTGGCAAATTTGTGGTACTGCCGCTGGTGAATCGCCGTATTCCGGTAGTTGGTGATGAACACGCCGATATGGAAAAAGGCACCGGCTGCGTGAAAATCACCCCGGCGCACGATTTCAACGACTATGAAGTCGGTCGTCGTCACAAGCTGCCCATGATCAATATTCTGACCTTTGACGGTGATATCCGTGAGAGCGCTCAGGTTTACGATACTAATGGCGAAGAGTCTGACGTCTATGACGGCGCAATCCCGGCTGAGTTCCAGAAACTGGAGCGTTTTGCCGCGCGTAAAGCGATTGTTGCCGCAGTCGACGCACTCGGCCTGCTGGAAGAGATCAAACCGCACGATCTGACGGTGCCTTACGGCGACCGTGGCGGCGTAGTGATTGAACCGATGCTGACCGATCAATGGTACGTGCGCACCGCGCCGCTGGCGAAAGTAGCGGTAGAAGCGGTTGAGCAAGGTGATATCCAGTTCGTGCCGAAGCAGTACGAAAACATGTACTTCTCGTGGATGCGTGATATCCAGGACTGGTGTATTTCACGTCAGCTGTGGTGGGGTCACCGTATCCCGGCCTGGTACGACGAAGCCGGTAACGTCTATGTTGGCCGCAGCGAAGAAGAAGTGCGCGCGGAAAACAATCTCGGTGCAGAAATCGCCCTGAAACAGGATGAAGACGTACTGGATACCTGGTTCTCTTCCGGCCTGTGGACTTTCTCAACTCTCGGCTGGCCAGAAAACACCGAAGCGCTGCGTACCTTCCACCCGACCAGCGTTATGGTCAGTGGCTTCGACATCATTTTCTTCTGGATTGCGCGCATGATCATGCTGACCATGCACTTTATGAAAGATGAAAACGGCAAGCCGCAGGTACCGTTTAAAACCGTGTATATGACCGGCCTGATCCGCGACGACGAAGGGCAGAAGATGTCCAAGTCGAAAGGTAACGTCATCGATCCGCTGGATATGGTTGACGGTATTTCGCTGGAAGCGCTGCTGGAAAAACGTACCGGCAATATGATGCAGCCGCAGATGGCCGAGAAGATCCGTAAGCGTACTGAAAAACAGTTCCCGAACGGCATCGAACCACACGGCACCGACGCACTGCGCTTTACGCTGGCTGCACTGGCTTCGACCGGTCGCGATATCAACTGGGATATGAAACGCCTGGAAGGTTATCGCAACTTCTGTAACAAGCTGTGGAACGCCAGCCGCTTTGTGCTGATGAACACCGAAGACCAGGATTGCGGTCAGAACGGTGGCGAAATGGTGCTGTCACTGGCCGATCGCTGGATTCTGGCAGAATTCAACCAGACGGTGAAAGCGTATCGTGAAGCGCTGGATAGCTATCGCTTTGATATTGCTGCCAACATTCTGTACGAATTCACCTGGAACCAGTTCTGTGACTGGTATCTGGAGCTGACCAAGCCAGTTATGAACGGCGGTTCTGAAGCGGAACTGCGCGGTACGCGCCATACGCTGATTGAAGTGCTCGAGTCGCTGCTGCGCCTGGCGCATCCGATTATTCCGTTTATCACCGAGACCATTTGGCAGCGGGTGAAAGTGCTGAAAAACATCAGCGACGACACCATTATGCTGCAACCGATGCCGGCGTTTGACGTTGAGAAAGTGGATGCAGCCGCGCTGGCCGACACCGAGTGGCTGAAGCTGGCAATTGTCGCAGTACGTAATATCCGTGCTGAGATGAATATCGCACCGGGCAAGCCGTTGCCGGTTCTGCTGCGTGGTGCCAATGCTGAAGCCCAGCGTCGCGTTACCGACAACCGCAGCTTCCTGCAGACGCTGGCGCGCCTGGAGAGCATCACCCTGCTGCCTGCCGATGACAAAGGCCCGGTATCGGTCACCAAACTGATCGACGGTGCTGAGCTGCTGATTCCAATGGCTGGCCTGGTGGATAAAGCTGCTGAGCTGGATCGTCTGGCGAAAGAAGTGACCAAGCTGGAAGTGGAGATTGACCGTATCGCCGGTAAACTCTCCAACGAAGGTTTTGTCTCGCGCGCGCCGGAAGCGGTAGTGGCGAAAGAGCGTGAGCGCATGGAAGAGTGCGAGCAGGCTAAAGTGAAACTGATTGAACAGCAGGCGGTTATCGCCGCGCTGTAA
- the lptF gene encoding LPS export ABC transporter permease LptF, whose translation MIIIRYLVRETLKSQLAILFILLLIFFCQKLVKILGAAVDGEIPTNLVLTLLGLGVPEMAQLILPLSLFLAILMTLGRLYTESEITVMHACGLSKAVLVKAAMILMLFTSVVATINVVWLGPWSARYQNEVTQNAKANPGAAALAAGQFQQSSDGNSVLFIENVKGNAFGNVFLAQLRPSGNARPSVVLADSGHMEQRRDGSQVVTLDRGTRFEGTALLRDFRITDFENYQAVVGYKAAVIDPNDSAQSSFSNLLKSDNPEFRSELHWRLTMVFAVLAMALMVVPLSVVNPRQGRVLSMLPAMLLYLIFFLLQSSLRSNGAKGRLDPAIWMWMVNLLYLALAIALNLWDTVPMRRIRARFNKGGSV comes from the coding sequence GTGATCATCATTAGATATCTGGTTCGGGAAACGCTCAAAAGCCAGCTGGCAATCCTCTTTATCCTGCTGCTGATCTTCTTTTGTCAGAAGTTAGTCAAGATTCTGGGTGCCGCGGTAGATGGCGAAATTCCGACAAATTTAGTTCTGACATTGTTAGGCCTCGGCGTGCCGGAAATGGCACAACTTATCCTGCCGTTGAGCCTGTTTCTTGCCATCTTAATGACGCTGGGCCGGTTATACACCGAAAGCGAAATTACGGTGATGCACGCCTGCGGCTTAAGTAAAGCCGTGCTGGTCAAAGCCGCGATGATTTTGATGCTGTTTACCTCCGTGGTGGCAACGATCAACGTCGTCTGGCTCGGGCCCTGGTCGGCGCGTTATCAAAATGAAGTGACGCAAAACGCCAAGGCTAACCCTGGCGCGGCAGCGCTGGCCGCCGGACAGTTCCAGCAGTCCAGCGATGGTAACTCGGTGCTGTTTATTGAGAACGTGAAAGGCAATGCCTTTGGCAATGTGTTCCTGGCACAGCTGCGCCCAAGCGGCAACGCGCGTCCCTCGGTGGTGCTGGCTGACAGCGGCCATATGGAGCAGCGTCGTGACGGTTCTCAGGTGGTGACGCTGGACCGCGGCACCCGCTTCGAAGGCACCGCGTTACTGCGTGATTTCCGCATTACTGATTTCGAGAATTATCAGGCGGTAGTCGGTTACAAAGCGGCAGTGATTGATCCTAACGACTCGGCGCAGTCCAGCTTTTCTAATCTGCTGAAATCTGACAACCCGGAGTTCCGCAGCGAGCTGCACTGGCGTCTGACGATGGTGTTTGCGGTGCTGGCGATGGCGCTGATGGTGGTGCCGCTCAGCGTGGTGAATCCACGTCAGGGCCGGGTACTGTCGATGCTGCCGGCAATGCTGCTGTATCTGATCTTCTTCCTGCTGCAAAGCTCGTTACGGTCAAACGGCGCGAAAGGGCGTCTCGACCCGGCGATTTGGATGTGGATGGTCAACCTGCTGTATCTGGCATTAGCCATTGCACTTAACTTGTGGGACACGGTACCGATGCGTCGGATTCGTGCACGCTTTAACAAGGGAGGTAGCGTGTAA
- the lptG gene encoding LPS export ABC transporter permease LptG, translated as MFGVLDRYIGKTIFNTIMMTLFMLVSLSGIIKFVDQLRRTGQGDYTALGAGLFTILSVPKDIGIFFPMAALLGALLGLGTLAQRSELVVMQASGFTRLQIALSVMKTAIPLVILTMVIGEFVAPQGEQMARNYRAQQQLGGSLLSTKNGLWAKDGNNFVYIQRLKDNNDLGGISIYSFNDQRRLQSVRYAASATYDHDNKVWKLSQVDESNLTNPLQVTGSQTVSGEWRTSLTPDKLGVVALDPDALSITGLYDYTKYLRQSGQEAGRYELNMWSKIFQPLSVAVMMLMALSFIFGPLRSVSMGMRVVTGISFGFLFYVLDQIFGPLSLVYNIPPFLGAVLPSAAFFAISMFMLLKRR; from the coding sequence ATGTTTGGCGTACTCGACAGATATATCGGTAAAACCATCTTTAACACCATCATGATGACGCTGTTCATGCTGGTGTCGCTCTCCGGCATTATAAAGTTTGTCGATCAGCTGCGCAGAACGGGCCAGGGCGATTACACCGCGCTCGGTGCGGGTCTGTTCACCATCCTTAGCGTGCCAAAAGATATTGGGATCTTCTTCCCGATGGCGGCGCTGTTGGGCGCACTGCTTGGTCTTGGTACGCTGGCGCAGCGTAGCGAACTGGTGGTGATGCAGGCATCGGGCTTTACCCGGTTGCAGATTGCGCTGTCGGTGATGAAAACGGCGATTCCGCTGGTTATCCTGACGATGGTGATTGGTGAATTTGTTGCGCCGCAAGGCGAGCAGATGGCGCGTAACTATCGTGCGCAGCAGCAGCTGGGCGGTTCACTGCTGTCGACCAAAAACGGCTTGTGGGCTAAAGACGGTAACAACTTTGTCTACATCCAGCGGCTGAAAGACAATAACGATCTCGGCGGTATCAGTATCTACAGCTTTAACGATCAGCGGCGTTTACAGAGCGTGCGCTATGCCGCCTCTGCAACCTATGATCACGACAATAAAGTGTGGAAGCTGTCGCAGGTGGATGAGTCGAACCTGACCAATCCGTTGCAGGTAACGGGCAGCCAGACCGTCAGCGGTGAATGGCGAACCAGCCTGACCCCGGATAAGCTCGGTGTGGTCGCACTGGACCCGGACGCATTGTCGATTACCGGCCTGTATGACTACACCAAATACCTGAGGCAGAGTGGTCAGGAAGCCGGACGTTACGAGCTGAATATGTGGAGTAAAATCTTCCAGCCGTTATCAGTGGCGGTGATGATGCTGATGGCGCTGTCGTTTATCTTTGGCCCACTGCGCAGCGTGTCGATGGGTATGCGCGTGGTCACCGGTATCAGCTTTGGCTTCCTGTTCTATGTGCTGGACCAGATCTTCGGCCCGCTCAGTCTGGTATATAACATTCCACCTTTCCTCGGTGCAGTACTACCCAGCGCGGCGTTCTTCGCTATCAGCATGTTTATGCTGCTGAAACGCCGGTAA
- a CDS encoding DUF445 domain-containing protein, giving the protein MDKETELKRVKRIALLLLCIAAGVFVTTLFFPPGFWVSGIKAIAEAAMVGALADWFAVVALFRRVPVPFISRHTAIIPRNKDRIGDNLGRFVQEKFLDTQSLLALIRRHDPAQIIANWLSAPANAERLGRHLMQLMRGFLDMTDDARIQRFIRRAVHKAIDKVDLTQSSAMLLDSLTKNNRHQELLDAAIEQLLKLINKPGTRDFIALQLVRWLKREHPIKAKMLPTEWLGEHSADLVSNAVNSILDDIGQDRGHELRQGFNRAVERLIEKLKHDPEMKQRAESIKAYLKEDEALNNYIAELWGDLRGWLKQDLNSDDSAVQAKITAAAQWFSETLLNDASLRASLNQHMEDAASTVAPDFAAFLTRHISDTVKSWDARDMSHQIEVNIGKDLQFIRINGTLVGGTIGLILYLLSQIPAVLPLIG; this is encoded by the coding sequence ATGGATAAAGAGACTGAATTAAAGAGAGTGAAGCGCATCGCCCTGCTGCTGCTGTGTATCGCGGCCGGGGTGTTTGTCACCACGCTGTTTTTCCCGCCGGGCTTCTGGGTCAGCGGGATTAAAGCGATCGCCGAAGCGGCGATGGTTGGCGCGCTGGCCGACTGGTTTGCGGTGGTGGCGCTGTTTCGCCGGGTGCCGGTGCCGTTTATTTCGCGCCATACGGCGATTATTCCGCGCAATAAAGATCGTATCGGTGACAATCTGGGCCGCTTTGTGCAGGAGAAGTTTCTGGATACCCAGTCGCTGCTGGCGCTGATCCGTCGGCACGATCCGGCGCAGATTATTGCCAACTGGCTGAGTGCGCCAGCGAATGCCGAGCGGCTTGGCCGTCATCTGATGCAGCTGATGCGCGGCTTTCTTGATATGACCGACGATGCGCGCATTCAGCGCTTTATACGCCGTGCGGTGCATAAAGCGATCGATAAGGTCGATCTTACCCAGTCCAGCGCCATGCTGCTGGACAGCCTGACCAAAAATAATCGCCATCAGGAGCTGCTCGATGCGGCGATTGAGCAACTGCTGAAGCTGATTAATAAGCCCGGTACCCGTGATTTTATCGCCCTGCAGCTGGTGCGCTGGCTGAAGCGCGAACATCCGATTAAAGCCAAAATGCTGCCGACCGAGTGGCTGGGTGAACACAGTGCCGATCTGGTGTCGAACGCGGTGAATTCGATTCTTGATGATATCGGTCAGGATCGCGGTCACGAGCTGCGGCAGGGTTTTAACCGCGCGGTAGAGCGGCTGATTGAGAAGCTGAAGCACGATCCGGAGATGAAACAGCGCGCTGAGAGTATCAAGGCTTATCTTAAAGAAGATGAGGCGCTGAATAATTATATTGCTGAACTGTGGGGCGATTTACGCGGCTGGCTGAAACAGGATCTGAACAGTGATGATTCGGCGGTACAGGCAAAAATTACCGCTGCCGCGCAGTGGTTTAGCGAAACGCTGCTGAATGATGCCAGCCTGCGCGCCTCGCTGAATCAGCATATGGAAGACGCCGCCAGCACCGTTGCACCGGATTTCGCCGCGTTTCTTACCCGCCATATTAGCGATACGGTGAAAAGCTGGGATGCACGCGATATGTCGCATCAGATTGAAGTGAATATCGGTAAAGACCTGCAGTTTATCCGCATTAACGGCACGCTGGTTGGCGGGACTATTGGGCTGATTCTCTATCTGCTGTCGCAGATACCGGCAGTGCTGCCGTTAATCGGGTAG